In Micromonospora sp. WMMD980, the following are encoded in one genomic region:
- a CDS encoding DUF5703 family protein yields the protein MDYEYAPLRLPSNVDRLTAAAQLAIQAEFSGWELARVRLYRDGTRQVMLRRRVVSKPQPGLSY from the coding sequence ATGGACTACGAATACGCGCCGCTGCGGTTGCCTTCGAACGTCGATCGGCTGACCGCCGCGGCGCAGCTGGCGATCCAGGCGGAGTTCTCCGGCTGGGAGTTGGCCCGGGTGCGGCTCTACCGGGACGGCACGCGGCAGGTGATGCTGCGCCGTCGCGTGGTGAGCAAGCCGCAGCCGGGCCTGTCGTACTGA
- a CDS encoding M20/M25/M40 family metallo-hydrolase, protein MTTSASPQPTDEVVDLCRDLLRIDTTNTGDNDTSAGERRAAEYVAEKLAEVGVDAEIHESAPGRANLVARIPGTEPGRDALLVHGHLDVVPADPDEWSVHPFSGDIRDGYLWGRGAIDMKDFDAMVLAVVRDWQRAGVRPRRDVVLAFTADEEAGSDYGAHFLAREHRGLFDGCTEAIGEVGGFSYSVDESRRLYLIETAEKGIDWLRLHAKGRPGHGSMVHDDNAVTALAEAVARIGRHRFPVVMTDTVRAFLAEVGDVLGIEIDPADPETAIAKLGPIANIIGATIRNTANPTRLAAGYKDNVIPGRATATIDCRSLPGQSEELERQLRELVGPDIAIEYVQRQPALETTFDGDLVDHMSAALRAEDPGAHPVPYMLSGGTDAKAFSQLGIRCFGFAPLRLPADLNFSGLFHGIDERVPLDGLQFGVRVLDRFLRNC, encoded by the coding sequence ATGACGACCTCCGCCTCACCCCAGCCCACCGACGAGGTCGTGGACCTCTGCCGGGACCTGCTGCGCATCGACACCACCAACACCGGGGACAACGACACCAGCGCGGGGGAGCGGCGCGCCGCCGAGTACGTCGCGGAGAAGCTCGCCGAGGTCGGCGTCGACGCCGAGATCCACGAGTCGGCACCCGGGCGGGCCAACCTGGTGGCCCGGATCCCCGGCACCGAGCCGGGTCGCGACGCGCTGCTCGTGCACGGGCACCTCGACGTGGTGCCCGCCGACCCGGACGAGTGGTCGGTGCACCCGTTCTCCGGCGACATCCGTGACGGCTACCTGTGGGGGCGCGGCGCGATCGACATGAAGGACTTCGACGCCATGGTGCTGGCCGTGGTCCGCGACTGGCAGCGCGCCGGCGTCCGGCCCCGGCGCGACGTGGTGCTCGCCTTCACCGCCGACGAGGAGGCCGGCAGCGACTACGGCGCGCACTTCCTGGCCCGCGAGCACCGGGGGCTCTTCGACGGCTGCACCGAGGCGATCGGCGAGGTGGGTGGCTTCTCCTACTCCGTCGACGAGTCCCGCCGGCTCTACCTGATCGAGACCGCCGAGAAGGGCATCGACTGGCTGCGCCTGCACGCCAAGGGGCGGCCCGGGCACGGCTCGATGGTGCACGACGACAACGCGGTGACCGCGCTCGCCGAGGCGGTCGCCCGGATCGGCCGACACCGGTTCCCGGTGGTCATGACCGACACCGTACGGGCGTTCCTGGCCGAGGTCGGCGACGTGCTCGGCATCGAGATCGACCCGGCCGACCCGGAGACCGCGATCGCCAAGCTCGGCCCGATCGCCAACATCATCGGCGCCACGATCCGCAACACCGCCAACCCCACCCGGCTGGCCGCCGGCTACAAGGACAACGTCATCCCGGGCCGGGCCACCGCCACCATCGACTGCCGCAGCCTGCCCGGGCAGAGCGAGGAGCTGGAGCGGCAGCTGCGCGAGCTGGTCGGCCCGGACATCGCCATCGAGTACGTCCAGCGCCAGCCGGCCCTGGAGACCACGTTCGACGGCGACCTGGTGGACCACATGTCGGCCGCGCTGCGGGCCGAGGACCCGGGCGCCCACCCGGTGCCGTACATGCTCTCCGGCGGCACCGACGCCAAGGCGTTCTCGCAGCTCGGCATCCGCTGCTTCGGCTTCGCGCCGCTGCGGCTGCCCGCCGACCTCAATTTCTCCGGCCTGTTCCACGGCATCGACGAGCGCGTCCCGCTCGACGGACTACAGTTCGGCGTGCGGGTTCTCGACCGCTTCCTCCGCAACTGCTGA
- a CDS encoding LLM class F420-dependent oxidoreductase — translation MRLGLNLGYQTAWSTPADHLAFAQEADRLGYSVVWAAEAYGSDSPTMLAWMAGQTQRIDLGSAVMQIPARTPAMTAMTAATIDTLSGGRFRLGLGVSGPQVSEGWHGVRFAKPLSRTREYVDIVKLAVARKEVAYDGEHHTLPLPDGPGKALRLSFHPPREHIPIYLAAVGPKNLELAGEIADGWLAVFYAPEFAEEQLAAIRAGRAAAGKELAGFDVVPSVPVVVGDDVATCAELVRWYAALYVGGMGSRKQNFYNQLATRMGYGDAAREVQELYLAKRQRDAAAAVPMEFIDRTSLLGPKGRIAERMREYAAAGVTTLSVTLFVADRDSGVATLRTVAEALELSGVGE, via the coding sequence GTGCGACTCGGGCTCAACCTCGGATACCAGACGGCCTGGAGCACGCCGGCCGACCACCTGGCGTTCGCCCAGGAGGCGGACCGGCTCGGCTACTCGGTGGTGTGGGCCGCGGAGGCGTACGGCTCCGACTCACCGACCATGCTCGCCTGGATGGCCGGGCAGACGCAGCGGATCGACCTCGGCTCCGCCGTCATGCAGATCCCCGCCCGCACCCCGGCGATGACCGCGATGACCGCCGCGACCATCGACACGCTCTCCGGCGGCCGGTTCCGGCTCGGACTCGGCGTCTCCGGCCCGCAGGTCTCCGAGGGCTGGCACGGCGTCCGCTTCGCCAAGCCGCTGTCGCGCACCCGGGAGTACGTCGACATCGTCAAGCTCGCGGTGGCCCGCAAGGAGGTCGCGTACGACGGCGAGCACCACACGCTGCCGCTGCCGGACGGGCCGGGCAAGGCGCTGCGGCTGAGCTTCCACCCGCCGCGCGAGCACATCCCGATCTACCTGGCCGCCGTCGGCCCGAAGAACCTGGAGCTGGCCGGCGAGATCGCCGACGGCTGGCTGGCCGTCTTCTACGCCCCCGAGTTCGCCGAGGAGCAGCTCGCCGCGATCCGGGCCGGGCGGGCCGCCGCCGGCAAGGAGCTGGCCGGCTTCGACGTGGTCCCCTCGGTGCCGGTGGTGGTCGGTGACGACGTGGCCACCTGCGCCGAGCTGGTCCGCTGGTACGCCGCGCTCTACGTCGGCGGGATGGGCAGCCGGAAGCAGAACTTCTACAACCAGCTCGCGACCCGGATGGGCTACGGCGACGCGGCCCGCGAGGTCCAGGAGCTCTACCTGGCCAAGCGGCAGCGCGACGCCGCCGCCGCGGTGCCGATGGAGTTCATCGACCGCACCTCGTTGCTCGGCCCGAAGGGGCGCATCGCCGAGCGGATGCGGGAGTACGCCGCCGCCGGCGTGACCACCCTGTCGGTGACGCTGTTCGTGGCCGACCGGGACAGCGGCGTCGCGACGCTGCGCACCGTGGCCGA
- a CDS encoding aldo/keto reductase has protein sequence MQQRPLGRSGLAVSRLALGTMTWGRDTDADDAAAQLKSYLDAGGNLVDTADVYADGDAESVIGSLLGSLVDRDELLIATKAGLRPGSGRRRDGSRGHLLRTLDASLRRLGTDHVDLWQVHGYDPDTPLEETLSALDHAVSAGKARYVGVSNFSGWQTARAAAWQAAWPGRAPVVAAQVEYSLLERGIEREVLPACAGMGLGLLPWSPLGRGVLTGKYRNGRPADSRAVSPHFERFVGTYLEPRCSSIVEAVAIAAGGLGVSPTEVALAWVRDRPGVTAPILGARTVGQLLGALQVERMTLPDEIVTALDDVSAVPVGYPERDG, from the coding sequence ATGCAACAGCGACCGCTCGGCCGAAGCGGGCTGGCGGTTTCGCGGCTCGCCCTCGGCACCATGACCTGGGGACGGGACACCGACGCCGACGACGCGGCCGCCCAGCTGAAGAGCTACCTCGACGCGGGCGGAAACCTCGTCGACACCGCCGACGTGTACGCCGACGGCGACGCCGAGTCGGTGATCGGGTCGCTGCTGGGTAGCCTGGTCGACCGCGACGAGCTGCTCATCGCCACGAAGGCGGGGCTGCGGCCGGGCAGCGGCCGCCGACGCGACGGTTCGCGCGGGCACCTGCTGCGCACGCTCGACGCGTCGCTGCGCCGGCTCGGCACCGACCACGTCGACCTGTGGCAGGTGCACGGCTACGACCCGGACACGCCGCTGGAGGAGACGCTCTCCGCGCTGGACCACGCCGTCTCCGCCGGCAAGGCGCGCTATGTGGGCGTGTCGAACTTCTCCGGCTGGCAGACCGCCCGGGCCGCCGCCTGGCAGGCCGCCTGGCCGGGGCGGGCGCCGGTGGTCGCCGCCCAGGTGGAGTACTCGTTGTTGGAGCGCGGCATCGAGCGTGAGGTGCTCCCGGCGTGCGCCGGGATGGGGCTGGGCCTGCTGCCCTGGTCGCCGCTGGGCCGGGGGGTGCTCACCGGGAAATACCGCAACGGCCGGCCGGCCGACTCGCGGGCGGTGTCGCCGCACTTCGAGCGCTTCGTCGGCACCTACCTGGAGCCCCGCTGCTCCAGCATCGTCGAGGCGGTGGCCATCGCCGCCGGTGGGCTCGGCGTGTCGCCCACCGAGGTGGCGTTGGCCTGGGTGCGGGACCGGCCCGGGGTGACCGCGCCGATCCTCGGCGCCCGCACGGTCGGGCAGCTGCTCGGCGCGCTCCAGGTGGAGCGGATGACCCTGCCGGACGAGATCGTCACCGCGCTCGACGACGTCTCCGCGGTGCCCGTCGGCTATCCGGAACGCGACGGCTGA
- a CDS encoding hemerythrin domain-containing protein, giving the protein MTVPLPPLPPAADDAYRPGGRSLADLVDAEHRTLLELADRATEPGLEPAGRRRVLDVLTAAVSRHLSAEEQYLFPAARAAVPESAELVAREIEADAALLTALKQLSGPDDAVVADVAERVRRHVSRVAALVTPLREVASDAELIRLGNRWQIAEEAAPTRPHPGTPATPPWNKIVEPAVGVLDKVRDAVTGRRTRLADLEHRRDA; this is encoded by the coding sequence ATGACCGTCCCCCTGCCGCCGCTGCCGCCCGCCGCCGACGACGCGTACCGGCCGGGTGGGCGGAGCCTGGCCGACCTCGTGGACGCCGAGCACCGCACCCTGCTGGAGCTGGCCGACCGGGCGACCGAGCCGGGGCTGGAGCCGGCCGGCCGACGCCGGGTGCTCGACGTGCTGACCGCGGCGGTGTCGCGGCACCTCTCCGCCGAGGAGCAGTATCTTTTCCCGGCCGCCCGCGCCGCGGTGCCGGAGAGCGCCGAGCTGGTCGCCCGGGAGATCGAGGCGGACGCCGCCCTGCTGACCGCGTTGAAGCAGCTGTCCGGCCCGGACGACGCGGTGGTCGCCGATGTGGCCGAGCGGGTCCGCCGGCACGTGAGCCGGGTCGCCGCGCTGGTCACACCGCTGCGCGAGGTGGCCAGCGACGCCGAGCTGATCCGGCTGGGCAACCGGTGGCAGATCGCGGAGGAGGCGGCGCCGACCCGGCCGCACCCGGGCACCCCCGCCACCCCGCCCTGGAACAAGATCGTCGAGCCGGCGGTGGGGGTGCTGGACAAGGTCCGCGACGCGGTCACCGGGCGGCGCACCCGCCTCGCCGACCTGGAGCACCGCCGCGACGCCTGA